A stretch of Pomacea canaliculata isolate SZHN2017 linkage group LG6, ASM307304v1, whole genome shotgun sequence DNA encodes these proteins:
- the LOC112567333 gene encoding rab-like protein 2A, giving the protein MAQVAQPDYDKPDDSGEIRVKVICLGDSAVGKSKLVERFLMDGYKPQQLSTYALTLFNHKTEINGQKVSVDFWDTAGQERFNNMHPSYYHQAHACILVFDTTRKVTYKNLPQWLKELREYRPEIPCLCAANKIDVDTSVTKKTFNFAKKHNMPFYFVSASDGTNVVRLFRDAIKAAMKYKSNPTDIMDEIMQELENFDLDPGNSNGDSSTDKKSKSAIGSPATDDGVVIS; this is encoded by the exons ATGGCGCAAGTAGCGCAGCCTGACTACGACAAACCAGATGACTCAGGGGAGATTCGCGTTAAAGTTATCTGTCTTGGGGACAGTGCTGTTGGAAAATCCAA ATTGGTGGAAAGGTTCCTGATGGATGGATA CAAACCACAACAGCTGTCAACATATGCATTGACACTTTTCAACCACAAAACAGAGATCAATGGTCAGAAGGTATCAGTTG ATTTTTGGGACACAGCAGGACAGGAGCGATTCAACAACATGCATCCTTCTTACTACCATCAGGCCCATGCCTGTATATTG GTCTTTGATACTACAAGAAAGGTGACCTACAAAAACCTGCCTCAGTGGCTTAAAGAACTGAGAGAGTATAGGCCAGAAATTCCTTGCCTTTGTGCAGCAAATAAAATTGATG TGGATACGTCAGTTACAAAAAAGACTTTCAACTTTGCAAAGAAACACAACATGCCATTCTACTTTGTGTCTGCATCTGATGGAACTAATGTTGTAAGG ttgtTCAGAGATGCCATTAAGGCAGCCATGAAGTACAAAAGTAATCCTACAGATATCATGGATGAGATCATGCAAGAATTGGAG AACTTTGATTTGGATCCAGGAAACAGCAATGGAGATTCCAGCACAGACAAGAAATCCAAGTCAGCCATAGGGAGTCCAGCTACAGATGACGGAGTTGTTATTTCATga